The genomic window TGGCGCAGTAAGGGGTGCAGAAGTAGTGGCCGAACGGCGTTCCGTTCGAATTCCGGGCGGCGGCGGCACCGCCGGTGTCCAGGGCGTAACGAATGTCGTCCCACAGGGCGACGCTCGCGGCGGGATCAGGATCAAGGGCCCACATCTCCTCGATGACGCGCCGGGCGTCCGGGTTGCGACGCAGACGTTGGACCTGCACGGGGTCCGTCATGGCCCACGGGTCAAAGCCGGGTTCGCCCGGCAGGGGGGTGCGGCGCCGGGTCCCGCTCCTTTTCCGGGCGTGGCGGCCACCTTCGGTGAGCAGCGCGGGGAAACTCAGGAGCTGACCGACGCGGTACAGCTCTTCCAGGGCCCGCTTGGCATGGTCCTCCACTTGTTCATGCAGGGCCAGGGAAGCGTCGGGCGCGTACATACTGGCGGCGTAGCTGGCCGTGGCGAGTGCCTGCGCAAAGTGACCCCGCAACTGGTTGAGTTTTGCGGTGTCGGCCGGGGGCGTGCCCTGCTCCAGGTTGTGCATCGCCGCTTCCGCGTGCAGCCGCATGGCCTTGAGTGCGGCGATCATGGCGTCCAGATGAGGCCTGGGGCAGGGTTCCACAGGCGCCCAGGCAGGCAATGGGGCGGGCAGGATGTCGGCGGGCAGGTCGAATTGGGGGTCGTGTTCCGCCTGACTGGCGTACGCCAGCCAGCGCTGCACTTCCGTGTAGTACCCCTCCACCTGACCGAACGTCACGGGGGGAACGAATCCGGCGGTGCCGGGGTCCGCCTGTTCGTCCGCTTCGAGCATCTTGTCGCCGAGGGTCTGGAGGGTAAAGGCGTTCCAGGCACAGGCAAGGGCGAGGCCCATGTGGCGCGGCAGAGCGAAGGGGCTGGTGCCACTGAGGGTCAGGTCGAAGCGTCGCCGTTCGCCCGCGTCGAGCAGAGAGTGGACCTGCGCGCCAGCCCGGCGGTAGGCGTACAGCGTCTCAGCGTGGCGTTCGCCGCGTGTAAACGCGCGTACGCGGGTCCAAACTCCTGGAGTGTCCATCACCGTCACGTTACGGCAGTGGTCGCGTGGGCGTTCCAGCAGATGGGGAACAGGGTTGTCGTCTTACTTTTCCTGTGCAAATATGAACATATGCTCATAGATAGGAGAAACTTATGGTGATGACAGAACATGGACCAAATGCGGCCCTGCTGACGTACTTCGTCGCTTATCTCGTCATCGTCTTCGGGTGGCGTTCCATGACCGTCTGGCGCGCGACGGGCATCAACCCGTATGTCCTGCCCCGCGACGACTCCGCCCCAGGCTACATAGGCCGCGCCATGCGGAGCGTGCTGCTGGCGCTGCTGCTCGTGACCCTGGGCCTGACGCTCCAGCCCTCCCTCGCGGCCGCGCTTGGACCGGTACAGTTCCTGCAGCAGGCCTGGACCGGCGCACTGGGCTGGGTGCTCCTGCTGGGCTCCCTGGTCTGGATCACGGCCGCACAGATCAGCATGGGGCCGTCCTGGCGCGTCGGCATTGACCCAGGCACCCCCGCCGCACTGGTGCAGCGGGGGCTTTTCCGCGTGTCCCGTAACCCTATTTTCCTGGGCATGCGTCTTACCCTGCTGGGCCTCTTGCTGGTTGAACCCAATGCCGTGACCGTCGCCGCACTGGTGGCCGGTGAACTGTTGATGCAGGTG from Deinococcus terrestris includes these protein-coding regions:
- a CDS encoding methyltransferase family protein, whose amino-acid sequence is MVMTEHGPNAALLTYFVAYLVIVFGWRSMTVWRATGINPYVLPRDDSAPGYIGRAMRSVLLALLLVTLGLTLQPSLAAALGPVQFLQQAWTGALGWVLLLGSLVWITAAQISMGPSWRVGIDPGTPAALVQRGLFRVSRNPIFLGMRLTLLGLLLVEPNAVTVAALVAGELLMQVQVRLEEAHLETVHGETYRLYRQQVRRWL